The genomic DNA GAGTCCCATGGGCCCGAGTTCACCGCTTGGCCAGGCGATGGTGAACTGCGGGGATTTCGAGCTACCGGCCAGCATTGCCATCGCGCCCAAGCCGTAGGCTTTCCGGATGACAACGGCCCCCACCGGGACGGTAAGTAAAGCGCCGGCCACGAAGAGGTCGCCGAATGCTCGGACTCCTGGTTCTCGCTCGGCCTCGACACCGACCATAAAGCCGGGGGTGTCGACAAACGAGACGACCGGCAAGCCATGATCTTGTGCGAGCGTCAGATGCTGGGTCATCGTCCGTGCGGCATCAACGTCGATCGCGCCACCGAGATGATGGTTATTATTGGCAATGATCGCAATGGGCTCACCATCAATGCGCCCGAAGCCGGTGATGGCGCCAGCGCCGAATTCCTGCCGAACTTCCGTAAACGTTCCCGGGTCAACAACCGAAGTGATCGCATCGACCATAGAGAACGCGCGGAGTCTATCCGCCGGCACGACGGTGCGAGCGGTTTCGGCGAGCTCTTCATCAACCTCTAAAGGAGAAACGTTCTCCTCTTGCTGCGAGCGCCGGGTTCCGGTGAGCGCGGACAATGCCTCTTTCACGTGGGCTACTGCTTCGGCCTCATCCTGGGCGAGGATGTCTATGACACCGTTGGCTAGGTGGAGCTCTGCCGGACCGATATCCTCGGGGCGGTATTTGCCGAGTCCCCCGCCTTCGATCATTGCTGGCCCGCCCATGCCGAGGTTGACCTCAGGCGTGGCGATAATGAGATCACAGACCCCGGCTAACGCTGCGTTGCCGGCAAAGGTGTAGCCGGAAACCACAGCAATCATCGGTACCTGCCCGCGGAGCGCGGCGAGGTCTGCGAAGGTCGGCACGCTCAGCCCTACTGAGGGCGCCCGGTCAGTTTCGCCCGGACGGCCACCGCCGCCTTCGGCGAAGAGGATCAATGGCACCTGGCGTTGCTGGGCCACCTGAATCAGCCGGTCTACTTTTGCGTGGTTGCGGGTGCCTTGCGTGCCCGCCAAGACCGAGAAGTCGTAGCTGATGACCACAACTTCTTGGCCTTCGATCGTGGCGACACCGCCCACGAGAGCGTCCCCAGAAGTCTTTTCAATAAGATCTTCAACACTGCGGCGCTTGGTTTGGGCAGCGATAGCCAAGGGCCCGTATTCCACGAAACTGCCCGGATCTACCAGGTCAGCAACGTTTTCTCGCGCCGTGCGTCTGCCACGATCTCTAATCTTTTTCAGATGCTTCTCGCGGGCTTCATCCAGCACCGCTGCGTGTCGTTCTTGGACCTCGGCCACACCGGGGTGTGGTTCTACTTCTAAGGCGGCATCCTCATCCTGCTCTGCGACGCCACTGAGCACAGCCAGAGGAGTCCCGGCGGAAACAAAGTCTCCCACCGAAACCAGGTGCCGGACGGTTTGCGCAACCGGCCCCGAGACGGGGTGATGCATCTTCATGGCCTCCAACAGCACATATTCGCTGGGTTTCTCCCCGACGGACACGACGGTGCCGGTCAGCGAGGCGCGAAGCAGGGTTTCATCGCTGCGAAGTTTCGGTTCAGCCACACCGTTGCCACTGATCGGCGGCGACTGGGAACCTCTGCCGTTGGCTCCAGGGGCTGAGGGGTTTCGAGCCTGTCTGGCCGCTTCGATCTCGTTGGCGCAGGTGACGATGTCTGCTGCCCGAGCATCAAACGAAGTTGTGGTCTCGCTTCCCGGCGCAAGGATCTGGCCGATCGCTTGTAATAAGGCGACGTTGGTGTCGATTCCTGAGATCCGAGTTTCGCACAGCGCCCGGTCTCCGGCTGATAACGCTGCCTCGAGGGTAGGTCCCTGGACGATGATCTTGCCCAGCAACGAGTCGAAGGCCCCGGTAACGGTCGTGCCCGGTTGAACCCATGTATCCACTCGCACCCCGGGGCCTGTCGGCCACGTGACCGCGTCAACTGTACCGGCACTGGGCATCGGCTCCCCCGAGGCTTGCATGGACTCGGCGGCGACCCGTAGTTGGACCGCGTAGCCGCGTGGCTCTGGTGCCTCTACAGAGTGATCATTCAGACCTACTGGTTGTTTGCCGGTGGCAACATCGAGTTGGCAGGCCACCAGATCAAGCCCTGTTACTTGCTCAGTGACCGTGTGCTCGACCTGGATGCGAGGGTTGACTTCGAGCAGCTCGTACCGGTCATCAGAGACGAGAAATTCCACGGTCGCCAATGACAAGTACCCCGCGGATTCCGTCAGTCGAGCAGCATCGGCGTGCAAACTTGCTCGTAGCTCATCGCTCAGCCCTGGCGCGGGGGCGATTTCCACCAGCTTCTGGCGTCTGCGCTGAATAGAGCAGTCGCGGTCCCCTAATACATGGACCCCGTCAGGGGTGCCTAAGACCTGTACTTCGATATGCCGTGCACCGGTGACTATAGCCTCGGCAAAAACACGGTCGTCTCCGAAGCCAGCTTGTGCTTCTGCAGCACACGCGTTGAGCGCATCGTGGAGCTTATCGGCATCGTGGACCATGCGGATCCCCCGCCCGCCTCCGCCGGCCACGGCCTTAATGGCAATACCACCGGGGTGCGCGGCCAGCAGCTCTGCCGCAGTAGAAACTGCCACTTCATAGTCCTCTTCTGCCGTAGACAGCAGGCCGGTTGAGGCGGGAACCGGGATGCCAAGGGATTCGGCGTGCTCCCGTGTCGCACGCTTATCCCCAAATAAGTTGAGCACCTCGGCAGAGGGTCCAACCCACGTGAGGCCGGCGTCTTGGCACAGCTGTGCCATTTGTGTTGATTCGGCCAAGAATCCATAGCCCGGGTGGATCAGTTGGGCACCGCTCGAGCAGGCGGCCTCAAGAACCGCTTGCGCATCGAGGTATGCCGCAGCGCCGCGACCTGGCAGCGTGACTACTTCGTCAGCAAGTTGTACGTGCAGGCCGGCTGCTCCAGCCAAGGATTCTTCATCCGAGGAGCGAATGGCAACGGTGCGTATCCCATAGGCCTGTGCTGTTCGGATAATCCGCGCGGCAATTTCGCCGCGATTGGCAATAAGAATTGTAGGGGTGTTGTCCATAGTGATGTCTTGGTCTCCGTTGACGCAGATTTTCAGTGGTGTGGTTGGGTAGGGAAAATCAGCTGCCTCAGGTCAGCTGATTGACCTGTTCGATGAGTTCGTTCTTGCGGATCTTGCCCGTGGCGGTCATGGGCATCTGATCGACAAAGACAAATTCGGGCACCTTGAATACCGCCATGTTCTCTTTGGCCCATGCGGTGAGCTCGTCGGCGTCCGGCTGGGATCCCGGGGTGGGGATCACGAATGCGACGGGAACCTGCCCTTTGGCCTGATCTTCGCGGGGCGCGACCGCGACGGTGTCCACATCGGGATGCATACGCAACAGGGCTTCGATTTCGGAGGGAAATGCACTCATGCCGTTGACTTTGATCATTTCCTTGGTCCGCGCCAAGTAGGTCAGCGCGCCCACTTCATCAAAACGGCCGGTGTCACCGGTGCGGAGCCATCCACCAATTAGGGTCTCTTCGGTAGCGGTCGGGTTGCGCCAATATCCGGTCAGAACCGAGGGCGAATTCACCAGAATCTCCCCTTCGTGTCCTACGGGGACCGGGTTGAGATCCGCATCGACCACCACGATGTTTGTTCCGGGCACAGGGTACCCGCAGTACACTGGCTCAGCTCGCAGATCCCGGTCTTCATCCTGCAGACCCAGCGTAAACGTGTCAGATGTGTGGGTTTCGGTCATCCCGTAGGATGCCTCTCGCAAGGTCAGACCGGTCTGGGCATGCCAGCGCTCGCGCAAGTCGATGTCGAGTTTTCGACTCAGTGAAAGCGCCTGGGACTGCTCCAGCGAACTGATGTCGACGTCCGCAAACTCTTCAGTCGCTAATAATTGCAGCATCTCGTCATAGCCTTCAGCAGGTGCGGCGAGACGAGTGACGCCACGGTCATGAATCGCCCTCAGCGCTACACGTGGATTCCACCGGTTCATGATCGCCACTTCCCCGCCGGAATAGAACGGCAACAACAAACCCAAATTTTGCCCCGCGATCCAGAACATCGGAAGGAAGCCTAGGGTGACATCCCGTGTGGAACTTGTGGAAGTTTTGCCCATCCCTGCGGCGGAAGCGGCTGCGGTGTACGCCATGTGGCCCAGCGTATGTTCGCATCCTTTTGGCCGCCCTGTTGTCCCACCCGTGTAGTTCAATGCCGCGAGACGGTCAGGGTCCGAAGGCACCGGAGGTACGGGCGAGGTTTCAAGGACTGCCGCCCAGTCCCCCGCTGTTTCAGCAGAGGGCACCGATATAGGCAATCCTGGGGTGGGCGCAGGTGCGCCCGCTTCAAGGAAAACGGCAGCCGGATCTGTCCATGTCACTGAGACCTCGTGGCCGAGCTCAGGAAGAACGCTATCAACGATTTCTCGCAGTTGAGTCGCGGCGATCAGGTGGACCGCACCCGAGTCTTCAAGTTGGTACCGTAACTCTTCGGCTTTGTACATCGGGTTGATAGGCACATAGACCGCACCAAGCCAGGCAATTGCAGCAAACGACTCGAAATACTGCGGGCTGTTTCCCATATAGACGCCAACACGATCTCCCACACCGACCCCGTGACCTGACAGCCAGCCGGCGAGCGCTCCCACCCTGCGTTCCACTTCTGACCAGGTCGACTGCCATCCGTAGTAGCTGACCGCTACCGCATCGGGGCGGGTCCTAGCCCAGTGTTGGATGGTCTCGGCCAGGCCGGTCCCTGCCGCCAACTCAGCGGGGTTATGCGGAACTTCTTCCGGCCAGAGCGTTCGCAGCGCAGCAAGTTCCTCTGCGGCCGCCTGCCATGCTGTAATTCTTGATGAAGTCTCTGGCATGATCCTGTCTGTTCTCCTTTGAAGATTCAACCTACGCGCCAGCATGATTCAGGCCGCTTCGTTATGTGAGGTATTTCGGGTTGGAGACTTCGAGACGGAGTCGCGCTGCTGTCTTGAGCACCGCGACGATGCGCCGGGTCTCCTCGGAACTTGCCGATGTGTCTGAGAGTTGCTGCACGCACTGCGCGAGCCCCTTTTCATCGTCCGCGCGTAGCTCGTGCAGCGCCCTTGCGTACCATCGATCGGCCTCTGGTCGTTGGCTGTTTTCACGACGCAGCAGGCTGACGACATTCTTGGCCACGCGAGCCTTGAAACGGTTGGGTTCACCTTCGCCACGAATAAGGTCCTGCGTTAAATAGGACTCGAGCCCGTTGAACAGCTCATCTGCGGTCGGCTCCGTGAACAAGCTTGGGGCGGACCGTCCGTTCTGCGGAGCACCATCGGTCGAGCTTGTACCAACCTCGGCGGGTTGCACCTCGGGGTATAACAGCTCGAGCAGGTCATGTTCCTGCTCGGCTGTACGACGTCCAATAGCCAAGAGCTCAAGTTCATTGGTATGGCCGGGTACGGAGCGCTGCATTTGTCGGAGACACCCAATACCCCACCAGGCGGTGGCTCGAGCTTCCCACCAGGTCAATTGCTCCTCGGAGGGGCGGAAACCGGTCTGCGATTCATAAGCATCCAGAAAATCGGATACCTCCCCGACTCCAGCTACTCGGCCGGGCCCGCCGAATCGCCAGGCTCGCATACAAACGTATCCCAGATCCTCAAACGGGTCGCCCAGGTGGGTGAGTTCCCAATCCAGCACAGCGGCCAGACCCGATTCGTCCACCATGAGATTTCCTAGACGAAAATCCCCGTGAACCAGGGTGCGTTTCGGCGCTGCCTCAGGTTTGCGGCGGGCTAGTTCGCGCAGTCCTAAGAGCAGTGCCGGACGGTCGACAGCCGTCGCGGCGTAATCATCAAGAAGACTGTCAATTGGGTCCTCGGCCTCTTCTAGCCCCAGCCCATCCAAAGGTACTGCGTGGATGCGTCCGATTGCTTCACCCAGTTGAGCCGGTAAGCGTTCTCGTGCTGTCGCGTATCGCTCATCCTTCAGGATGCGAGGAGCGATAGTCTCCCCTTCTATAAAGCTCAGCATGAGGTACGGGGTCCCCAGGATCTGGGGGTCCACCGAATGGTCCAGCACTGAAGGACTTGCGACTCCGGCGGCATGGGCCGCAGCGAGCACCCGAGCTTCTTGTGCATTGGCTTCGGGATCGGGATCGCTGGGATGGTCCATCCGCAACACGAATCGACACCAGTCCCCACTCAGGGTGGTTCCCACCAGCCACATCAACCTGCTGGCGCCACCGGTGAGTTGTTGTATATCGGTAATCTCGCCTGATGGGTGCCCGAGCTGATGAAGGCGCGATTCCAAGCGGGCTTTGAGGTCCTCTACCATCACGCTCTTTGTGTCGCCTCACTGTCAGCTTGCGTCTTGTACGTGTCGGTTGTAACTCCCTTAGGATTACGCTGGGACATGAAGCCGAACATGTAACCGGCGATGCGGCGCATCTGAATTTCATCGGCGCCTTCGGTGATGCGGTAGCGGCGGTGATGCCGGTAGATGTGCTCGAAGGGTTTCTTGCGGGAGTACCCCATTCCGCCGTGCACTTGCATGGCTTGATCGGCCGCCTCGCAAACCAGTCTGTTGCCCTGGTAATTCGCCATGGAGATTTTGTCGGAGACGGTGAAAGCGCCATCTTGGTCCATGAGCCATGCTGTCTCACGAATAAAGGAACGCAGCATGGAGGCACGTGCCTGAAGGTCGACCAGTGGAAATTGGATCGCTTGGTTGACCGCGAGCGGTTTGCCGAACGGCTTGCGCTCCTTGGCATATTCAACGGATTCGTTGATGCAGTACTGTGCTGCCCCCAGGCTCGACGCTGCCTGCCGGATTCGATTTTCGTTGAAGAAGTGTTGCACGATCTGTAGGCCGCGACCGAGTTCACCAAAGAGCTGGGTCTCATCGACTTCGACATTGGTAAACCGGACGTGGGCATGGTCGGTGGGCATGTTGAACGTCCAGACGTACTCCAGGATGTCGACTCCAGGTGCGTCTAACGGGACGAGGAAAGCGGTGATGCCCTCTGCGCTGCCAGGCTCGCCATGAGTGCGAGCAAAAACAATATCCCGATCGGCCGTATGCAGACCGGAGTTCCACATCTTTTCCCCATTAATGACCCAACCGGAATCGGTCTTCGTCGCGGTCGTTTCCATGTGGGTGGCATCCGAACCATGATCTGGTTCCGTGATGCCGAAGCTGAAGTGCGCCTCGCCCGCGGCAATCTTTTCTTTCCATTCATCAATCTGCGCTTCGGAGCCATAGTTCATCAGAAGCATCAGACCCACGTTGTTGCCGACTATCGAGTGTTCATTCTGCAGATCGTTATGAAGGCCAAGCCCTTTGGAGGCGAAGTGATCGCGAATGACAGCCATGTCTAGGTTTCCTAATCCAGAGCCACCTAGATGCTTCGGCAATTGGGCTCGATAGAACCCTGCTTTGTCCGCGCGACGCTTGGCTTCAGCCAACAATGCTTCCCAATCTGGGTGTGGGACCCCACCATTGTCCCAGTCGGTGCGTGCGTACTCGCGTCGATGATCGAAGAACCGAATATTATCGTTTTCGTTCTCCAGCGGGCGGATCTCCCGTTCAATGAATTCGTCTAATTCATTGAGCAGGTTCTGTAGGTACTCGGGAATTCGATAATCCATTGGCATTCCTCTACATAGGTCAGTGGTTCGCAACTGTGCCCGGTGGTATAACGCTGGGGAGCGATGCCAGGTACTAAGCCGGCGAGTACTATCGCGCGGACACATGGTCGTCTGGGATGAAAATTGGGTCGTCAGTGCCGTTAACGGAATCGACGGCATCACTTTAGTGATCGATCGCTAAAACCAGACTCTAGGGAGCACGCCCATGAGAGTCAATAGTCACAAGAGAATGCGAACAGAGATTTACTGGTGTCCGGGCAGGAGCTCTACAAACAGAGCATCAGCTTCGGCGCACAAGGTGTCGCCATGCCAGAGCTGTCCTGAGACGAACCGTTTCCGGCGCTCTACTGATTCGACTTTCGCCACCAGGTCCAACCGCTCATTCAACGGGGTGATCGCGCGATAATTCGTCGTCAGATACGCCGTGCGACACACTCGACCCTGCGCGCCTGAAGCCATCCGCCCCAATAACGCATCAAATATCGCTGCCACAATCCCGCCGTGCATGGCACCGTTCATTCCGATGTAAAACTCCTCTGCCACCGTATGCGCTTGGATGCGGTCCTCTTCCACGACATCGATGCGCAACTGTGGAGTCACCAACTGCAACTTGCCATCGCGCCCACCGCCACGTCCATACCAGCGCTCCACTTCGGGCACCGCCTGCGCTTCCAACATCGCCTGCATTTCCTGCAGTGAAGCCGTCATTTGCGCCAATTCTTCCGGGCTGGGATTGGCTTGCACTACCGCGTTCTGGAACCCACGCACCGCGGCTAACATTTCACGATACGCCTGCGTATGTGGCGTATCCTCCAGTCTTCGGCCACGGCGTTTAGCCATGGCAATGCCGTCTAAAGAATCAAGTGATGTCATTGACCCACCATAACAACGAAAGACCAATTCGTGACATATTTCACACGATGTGTAAATCTGGAGCCATCCAGTGATTTGCCCTTCGCCTCTTTGAGGGGGCAGCTGAACTAGTATTACACTGTGAGGCAGACCACAGACTTATCATTCCGGGCTTATGGTGCGTGTCCACCTGCTCGAGCTATGTATAGACCCGTAACTACAGTGAGGACGATATGACTGAAGCGCAAACGGTGCCCGCGGGGCTCGATGCCGAAAAGGTCGGCCGATGGATCGACCAGAAATTTGGTGTAAGTGAGGTGAGCTATTCGGTCCTATCGGTAGGACGCTCGAATCTTACCTACACCGTCGATGTCGGCGGAGAACCACGGTGGGTGCTACGCAGGCCCCCACTGGGCCACCAAGGCGGCAGTGCCCACAACGTTGCGCGCGAAGGCCGCATTATGGCGGCCCTTGGCTCGACACAAGTGCCCGTCCCGAACGTGTTAGAGATTGTCGATGACCCTGCGGTCATGGAAGTTCCATTCGTGTTTATGGACCACTGTCCTGGCTTCCCGCTCAATACACCTGAAGAATGGGCGCTAATCCCGGCAGAGAATCGGCGTGCAACTGCGTTTGGGATGGTTGACACCCTGGCTGCAATCCACCGTGTGGACATTGATGCCGCTGGTTTGGGTGACTTGCGTCGGCCAGGCAACTTGGTAGAACGTCAATTGCGGCGGTGGCTTGGCCAGTTTGAAAACATTACCCAACGGGACATTCCCGTGATCCGCGAAGTCCACGATGTCCTCGTGGAACGCATGCCCAAGGCGGACGACGTCGTTACCGGCATCGCCCACGGTGATTTCAAACCGAACAATATGATCTTTGCGCCCGACGGCACCATCAACGCGGTCGTCGATTGGGAACTCACCGCGATCGGCGACGTGTTTACAGATCTGGGCTACTTTGTGGCGATGTTCGAAACTCCACAGCAATACACAAACATTTGGGTGCCCGGGCAAGACGACGGGTTCCCAGCGACCCAAGAACTGATTGCGCACTATGAAGAGCAGACAGGCACGCGGGCTCAGAACGTCAATTACTATGCGGCATTTGCACTCTGGAAGCTAGCTTGCATCCGGGAAGGGGTCTACACCCGGATGATCAATGGCCAGATGGGCGATCTAGCATTTAATGCTGAAGAGACTGGTGAAGGCGTTGAAGGGCTCGCAAGACAGGCCCTGACGATGCTCGACTCCGACCTCCACAGCTAAGGCTTACTCGTTAAACGAGTCGGTGCCCGCTTTCAGAAGTAGATCTTCACTTCTGAAAACGGGCACCGTTCCCGCCCGGCAGCTGCGCATGGGCTAGCGGCGCGGGTGGCTCATGAGGTGCTTAGCTTGGGCGGTGTGGGAGCATGACTTCTTCGAAGTAGCGTTCACCGAACGGCACGAGGTATTCGGTGTCTTCTAGGTCGTACCACTCGTCGTAGTTCGCGAAAGTGCCCTCATCTTCATACCCGAGCTCCTCAGCGACGTCCCGCCAGCGGTTCAGCGTCTCTGGGATGTTCTCGGTCGAGCCTTCTGGCAGGGTGCCAGCTTCAATTTCGTCATCCACCAGGCCCTGAGAGACTTCTAAGAGCGCTTCCTGAAGGTCATCGTCCATTTCTTCAAATGAACCGTTGTATTCCCGGACCGCTTCTGCGGCGATGTGGTTGGCTGCCAGGTCACCACGGCGTGACTGGATGAACTCATCTTGCATGGAATCGAAAACCAACTGCTTCACTGCCAGCGGCCAGGAGTCCCAGGCCATGCCGGCATATACGCCACCTGGACCACGAGCAAAGGTCACATCGCTGGTGTAGGAGGCATGCGGGGCAACTTCCATGAAGCCACCGGCATCAGCGGCCAACGTTGCGGTCAGCGTGCAGTCGATGGTGTTTCGCTGCAACCCTTCGAATGTCTCGGTGTAGGCCATCGAGACGGGAGATGCATTCAATGCTTGTAATTGGGCAGTGTGTGCCGACGAAGAAGCACGCACCTGGTTACCGCTCCAATCGTCGGCGGTCAGCGTCTCATCAGCACACATTGGCAGCACCGCTCCAGCGGCGTTGAAAAGATTCAGGGGTTCAATACCTTGATCACGGAACTCATTGATCAGGTTTTCATCCTGCCAGGCCAGCTCACCCATCGCCGCATTCGCAGCAAGCTCATCAACCAGTGGAGAGGTACCTGTCAACGTGGTGCCAGCAACATACCCTTGGAAGATCGGGAACTGGTCCGGCAGATAAATCGGCAACATGTATGCGATGTCGACTCGACCATCGGCCAACGCGTCCGGCAATTCATCGTAGCCAGCGATACCTTGGCCATAAGTCGTATCGACGGTGATTTTGCCGTCAGACAGCGTCTCGAGGTTCTCAATGAAGGCCTCCGCGCGGTATGCTTCAGCACCACCGGGAGACTGTGCGGAGGGCTGATAGGTGATGGTAAGGGGCTCGACATCCTCAAATGCCGCTTTGATTTCCTCTTCCGAGGCGCCGTACTCGTAGCCTTCATCGCCAGCACGCTCTTCTTCTGCGTCACCACCGGCGCTCCCGGCACAACCTGACAAAGCTAACGCAGCGACCGCAACTCCAGCGATAACGCTCGTGGAGCTCCATCGATTCTTTTTCTGCATTTTCTGCATTGCAGTACTCTCCGTATATTATATATTTCTAAAGAAAAGACTGGTGCAACTGAAATTCGTTTGTTGCACCGGCGTATCGAATAAGTGACGTATGACACTTCATGCCGAAGGAGACTGTACCACATCGGAAGGAAAATCTGTTGTGATGTACTGTCTTAAACCTCGCTCCAAAACGAAGGCGCTAGTCAGGGACCGCGGTGCAACTTTGGCTCACGTCACAGAAGGTCATCACCGAGAAAGACCCTCTGTCGGCGCTCCCGTGAGGCAGCGTTCGTGGCGGCCCTTGGGGCTTTTACTCACGGAAGATCTAGGCGCCCCTAGGACACACCGCCCCGTGTGACGGTCCTGGAAACACGGGGCCTTCGCCTTCTGCACCGTGACGCTACTGTTCGGGTGATTCGGGAACGTTCTGTACGCGAAGCTGTCCTCGCGCCAGGTCCTTACCGGTAGCACTATCGGTGATCACCACTTGCCACAGCTGCTGCGTGCGTCCCTGGTATAGCGCCTCGGCCACCACCGTTGCATGCGTACCGGTGCTAGGGCGTAGAAAATCAGTGGAGTTATTCACCCCCACGGAATACTGTCCCAGTTCAGAGACTGCGTGGCTTGCTCCGGCACTGCCGATCGTTTCCACAATCGTGGCGTAGACTCCGCCGTGAACTACACCTTTGGGCATGAGTTGATCCTCGCCCAGATCGGCGTATCCCGTCGCACGAGTCTTTTCCAAGGTCTCGATGACCAGACCCGAGGCTTTCATAAACGCGCTGTCTTCTCGCACTGATGCGTTTTGAGCTGAGTTCATAATATGACTCCTTATATTGAAGCTTTAGGGCGTGACAGAAGGGGTGGGGCGATCTGGATCGTCCCACCCCTTCTGCTTGCGCTTGGGTTGTTGTGGTGTGTTAGCTGACTGGCGAGGTTGCGGTGAGCATGTTCGCCAGGCGGTTCTGGATGATCTCGGTCGCATCAGAGATGATGCGGTTGATGAGTTCTTCGTTGGTGGGGATATCGTTGATGATGCCCTGGACCATGCCCACGGTCCATTGGCCGGCTTCAATATCGCCGTCTTCGAAGACCTTACGTCCACGAGCGCCGGCAACGAGGTGCTGGACGTCTTCGAACTTGCCGCCGTTGTTGAGGATCTCGACGGCTTCGGTGGAGACCTGGTTCTTGCGGACCCGCACGGTGTTGCGCAGTGGTCGGAAATTCAAGATGGTGTCCAGTTCGGTGCCCTCGACGATGGCTTGTTTGACGTCTTCGTGAATCGGGGATTCAGCGGTAGCCATGAACCGGGTGCCCATGTTGATGCCATCGGCACCCAGGGCAAGCGCTGCGGCCAAACCGCGACCGTCAGCAAAGCCACCGGAGGCGATGAACGGGATCGACAGTTTATCGGCCGCTGCTGGGATCAGCACCAGGCCTGGGATATCGTCTTCACCGGGGTGGCCGGCGCATTCGAAGCCGTCGATGCTGACCGCATCCACACCGAGTTTTTCGGCTTTCAGTGCGTGCCGGACGGCGGTGCACTTGTGGATGACTTTGACACCGTGTTCTTTGAACAACGGCATGTAGGGTTCGGGGTTGGCCCCGGCGGTTTCGATGACGTTGATGCCTTCATCGACTGCCACTTTGACGTATTCGTCGTATGGAACCGGGTTGATGGTCGGCAGAATGGTCAGGTTGACCCCGAATGGCTTATCGGTCAGTTCGCGGGTCTTGCGGATTTCGTTGCGCAAATCTTCCGGGGTCGGCTGGGTCAATGCGGTGAGAATCCCCAGGCCGCCGGCGTTGGATACGGCTGCAGCCAGTGGGGCTCGGCCTACCCACTGCATACCGCCTTGGACAATCGGGTGCTCGATGCCGAGCATTTCGGTAAAACGGTTTTTAATCATAACGGTCTCCTAAAAGGTTAGACAGGTTTTGGACCGGGGAATTCGGGCAACCATTCGGGATAGTCACTCGGGATGCTTGCCGGGAAGTCCGGTTCGCGTTTTTCAAGGAACGAGGAGACACCTTCACGAACATCCGGCAGTTTGCCAAGTTCGTAAATGCCCTTGGAATCTAACCGGTGTGCTTCCCACGGGGAATCAGCGCTGAGCATGCCCCACAGCATCTTGCGACCTGCAGCCATGGTCAATGCCGAGGAGCCCTCGACCATTTCGCGAGCCAGCTCGTAGGTGGTTTCCATGAGCTGGTCGCCCGGCACGACGCGGGACACTAGGCCTGCCTCTTTGGCTTCTTGGGCGTCGAACACCCGGCCGGTGTAGACCCACTCCAGCGCCTGATTGATCCCAACCACGCGAGGCAAGAACCAAGTGGAGGCAGCTTCTGGCATGATGCCACGCTTGGCAAAGACAAACCCGAACTTGGCGTCTTCACTGGCAATACGGATATCGCACGGCAGGGTCATCGTCGAACCAACGCCCACCCCGGCACCGTTGAAGGCCACGATGACGGGTTTGCGCATATCAGCAATCGCCAGCGATACCCGGCCACCACCATCACGGCGCACACCATCGATCAGATCTTTGTCTGGATCAAGACCGTTGTCACCGTAGCGAGCGTCGTAGTCGAAGGTTTC from Enteractinococcus fodinae includes the following:
- a CDS encoding enoyl-CoA hydratase-related protein, whose product is MSEFTHITYEVAERIATVTIDSPQNNNAFTALMGEELISAFERADADDDVKVVVFTGKGRFFCPGADLSAGEETFDYDARYGDNGLDPDKDLIDGVRRDGGGRVSLAIADMRKPVIVAFNGAGVGVGSTMTLPCDIRIASEDAKFGFVFAKRGIMPEAASTWFLPRVVGINQALEWVYTGRVFDAQEAKEAGLVSRVVPGDQLMETTYELAREMVEGSSALTMAAGRKMLWGMLSADSPWEAHRLDSKGIYELGKLPDVREGVSSFLEKREPDFPASIPSDYPEWLPEFPGPKPV